In the Candidatus Electrothrix rattekaaiensis genome, one interval contains:
- a CDS encoding IscA/HesB family protein, translating to MLEVTETAIENIKEYLREEKIKAALRIVIMSGGCSGLGLGLAIDEAKENDLTFEQDGVNFLVEKALAKTCGTITVDFTEASGSGCGCSGGGFSIKSENSLAGDEKGGCGCSCSSGSCG from the coding sequence ATGCTTGAAGTAACTGAAACAGCAATTGAAAACATTAAAGAGTATCTGCGTGAGGAAAAGATTAAGGCTGCACTCCGTATTGTTATCATGTCCGGAGGATGCTCTGGACTAGGCCTTGGACTGGCCATTGACGAGGCCAAGGAGAATGATCTGACCTTTGAGCAGGACGGGGTCAACTTTCTTGTGGAAAAAGCCCTTGCCAAGACCTGCGGTACCATTACCGTAGATTTCACAGAGGCTTCAGGCAGCGGTTGCGGCTGTTCCGGCGGCGGCTTCAGCATCAAGAGTGAAAATTCTCTGGCAGGTGATGAAAAAGGCGGCTGCGGTTGTTCCTGTTCATCAGGTTCTTGCGGTTAA